The genomic region TCACCACACCAACACATCTCAACTTTCTAGTTCATCTCACGCCACTCTCTTAAGACACAAAACTCATGCTTCACGCAATCATCATGGCTGGCGGCAGTGGCACTCGTTTCTGGCCCGCGTCTCGAAAAGTCAAACCCAAGCAACTGTTACCACTGGCCGGAAGCCGGACGATGATCCAGGCAACTTGCGATCGCCTCGGCGCCGTCGTGCCTGCTGAACGAACCAGTGTGATCACGTCTCGGCTGCTGGTTGAGCCCATCGGTGTTCAGCTACCCGAGTTACGTCCCGCCGCCATCATTGGCGAACCTTGCCGCCGCGATACTGCTCCTTGTGTTGGGCTAGCCGCTGCGTTGGTCGCTGCCGAAGATCCGGATGGTGTCATGTTGGTATGCCCGTCAGATCACGTCATTTTACAACACGACAAATTTGCCGACGCAGTCCGCCGAGGCGTGGCGGTGATCGACGAACAACCCGATGCAATCGTGACGTTCGGCATTCGTCCGTCCTACCCAGCGGAATCGTTTGGCTACATTCAACAAGGCAAAGCCCTAGCCGGACACGAAGCCTACGCGGTTGAGTGCTTTCGCGAGAAACCCGACCGCGCGACTGCCGAGAAGTACGTCGCCGAAGGAAACTTCCTCTGGAACAGTGGCATCTTCCTGTGGAAAGCGAAAACGATCCTGGATGCACTGGCCAAGCACGAACCCGAAATGCACACACACTTACAAAACATTGCGTCCGCCATTGGAACAGACTCCTTTGAAAAGGTCTTGGATACCGAGTTTGCGGCCATCCTGGGCAAATCGATCGACTACGCCGTCATGGAACGTCATGACAAAGTTGTCGTCATCGAGGCCCCATTTGACTGGGATGACGTCGGCAGCTGGCAGGCCGTTTCGCGGCTCCAGCCTCTCGATGATCACGGCAACGCGGTCGTCGGCGACCACATCGGCATCGATTCCAAAAACTGCATCGTCCAAGCGGAACCAGGACACACGATCGTGACCATCGACACCGAAGACTTGATCGTCGTGCAAACCGCCGACGCAACCTTGGTGGCGCCACGGTCCAGCGAAGAGCGAGTTCGCGAGGCGGTTGCGGAACTAGAAAAACGCGGCATGACCGACAAGATTTAGGCCAATTGCCCGTAAATCCTCGCCTTTTCAGCAACGACTCGGCTAGCCGACTGCGACCTGTCCCGGGTCACGGCGAACACGACCCAACCAGGACTTCCTCAAATCCGAAGTCGTGATTGGCTTGGCCGATTCGACAAAAACCAAGGATTCGATACACTTCCGGTCTGTGGAAAGGGTTTTACGGCTCGTTTCCCACCGAAGCACCCATTTTTTTGCGAAAGCACCGTTAGTTTGACTGACCAGCCCCCCAATTCAACGCCCGAAT from Neorhodopirellula lusitana harbors:
- a CDS encoding mannose-1-phosphate guanylyltransferase; the encoded protein is MLHAIIMAGGSGTRFWPASRKVKPKQLLPLAGSRTMIQATCDRLGAVVPAERTSVITSRLLVEPIGVQLPELRPAAIIGEPCRRDTAPCVGLAAALVAAEDPDGVMLVCPSDHVILQHDKFADAVRRGVAVIDEQPDAIVTFGIRPSYPAESFGYIQQGKALAGHEAYAVECFREKPDRATAEKYVAEGNFLWNSGIFLWKAKTILDALAKHEPEMHTHLQNIASAIGTDSFEKVLDTEFAAILGKSIDYAVMERHDKVVVIEAPFDWDDVGSWQAVSRLQPLDDHGNAVVGDHIGIDSKNCIVQAEPGHTIVTIDTEDLIVVQTADATLVAPRSSEERVREAVAELEKRGMTDKI